One segment of candidate division KSB1 bacterium DNA contains the following:
- the kynU gene encoding kynureninase, which produces MIEYQANRHFALAMDAEDPLAEFRFRFHLPKTRSGEDCVYLCGNSLGLMPKTARAHVEQELSDWERLAVEGHVKARHPWTTYHERFTRQLANLVGARPVEVVAMNTLTVNLHLMMVSFYRPTPTRHQVVMEANAFPSDLYAVQSQIAFHGYDPASSLVMLQPRPGETTLRTEDMEAYLRENGERVALVLLGVVNYYTGQAFDMQRLTRAAHAQGCMIGFDLAHAVGNLLLRLHDWEVDFAVWCSYKYLNAGPGAVAGCFVHERHGHARDLPRFAGWWGHNPARRFLMEPAFQPVFGAEGWQISNPPILSLAPLKASLDLFDEVGMPRLRAKSELLTGYLEFLLNQFGGDLLTIITPADKTQRGAQLSLRVRRNGRALLQALLARNFICDWREPDVIRVAPAPFYNTFLDVYRFAGAVRGSLL; this is translated from the coding sequence ATGATCGAGTATCAAGCCAACCGCCATTTTGCCCTGGCAATGGATGCTGAAGATCCCCTGGCGGAATTTCGCTTCCGTTTCCATCTTCCCAAAACCAGGAGTGGCGAAGATTGTGTTTATCTGTGCGGCAATTCGCTCGGCCTGATGCCGAAGACGGCCAGAGCCCATGTCGAACAGGAGCTGAGTGACTGGGAGCGTCTGGCGGTGGAGGGACATGTCAAAGCCAGACATCCCTGGACGACCTATCACGAGCGTTTCACCCGCCAGCTCGCGAATCTGGTGGGTGCCAGGCCGGTGGAAGTGGTGGCGATGAACACGCTCACTGTCAACCTTCACCTGATGATGGTGTCTTTTTACCGGCCCACCCCGACGCGGCACCAGGTGGTGATGGAAGCCAATGCCTTTCCCTCCGACCTCTATGCGGTGCAATCTCAAATCGCCTTTCACGGCTATGATCCCGCCAGCTCGCTGGTGATGCTGCAACCCCGGCCGGGCGAGACCACATTGCGCACGGAGGACATGGAAGCTTATCTGCGTGAAAACGGCGAGCGGGTTGCCCTGGTCTTGCTGGGCGTGGTGAACTATTACACCGGCCAGGCTTTCGACATGCAGCGATTGACCCGGGCCGCGCATGCGCAGGGCTGCATGATCGGTTTCGATCTTGCACATGCGGTGGGCAATCTCCTGCTGCGGCTGCATGACTGGGAGGTCGATTTTGCGGTTTGGTGTTCCTACAAATATCTGAATGCCGGCCCGGGTGCCGTGGCGGGTTGTTTTGTGCACGAGCGCCACGGTCACGCGCGTGACCTGCCGCGTTTCGCGGGCTGGTGGGGTCACAATCCGGCCCGGCGATTTTTGATGGAGCCGGCATTCCAGCCGGTCTTTGGTGCGGAAGGCTGGCAGATCAGCAATCCGCCGATCCTCTCGCTGGCTCCCTTGAAAGCCTCCCTCGACCTGTTCGATGAAGTCGGCATGCCGCGCTTGCGCGCCAAGAGTGAACTGCTGACCGGTTATTTGGAATTCCTGCTCAATCAGTTCGGCGGCGATCTGCTCACCATCATCACACCGGCGGACAAGACCCAACGCGGAGCGCAGCTTTCCCTGCGCGTGCGCCGCAACGGCCGCGCTTTGTTGCAAGCTTTGCTGGCGCGCAATTTTATCTGCGATTGGCGCGAGCCCGATGTCATTCGGGTTGCCCCGGCACCGTTTTACAACACTTTTCTCGATGTCTACCGCTTTGCCGGTGCCGTGCGCGGCAGCCTGCTGTAA
- a CDS encoding dipeptidase, with amino-acid sequence MKFKQTVKRGALVCLGLALIGAGLFWGWAPTMVAKNLNRVHAPAAAPPPADVQRLHDSLFVADLHADALLWNRDLLECGSYGHVDIPRLIEGGVALQGFTVVTKTPRHLNIERNDDRSDDITLLAIAQRWPVATWFSLKARALHQARRLHEVAARSRGRFTLILTAPDLEAYLARRAHEKGITAGFLGLEGCHALNGGLASVDELYAAGFRMLGLTHFFDNQVGGSAHGLAKGGLTAFGRRVVQRAEELGMLIDLAHASPQLIEDVLAIARRPLVVSHAGLRGHCDNQRNLSDDHVRRIAATGGLIGIGFWETACCGHDAAAIAAAMRYAVGIAGIDHVALGSDFDGAVSTPFDASGMVQLTAALQQAGFNPAEIRKVMGDNLKELLRHHLPPR; translated from the coding sequence ATGAAATTCAAGCAGACGGTCAAACGTGGCGCGCTGGTCTGCCTGGGTCTGGCGCTCATCGGCGCCGGACTTTTTTGGGGGTGGGCGCCCACTATGGTGGCGAAAAACTTGAATCGTGTGCACGCGCCTGCCGCCGCCCCGCCGCCGGCGGACGTGCAGCGTCTGCATGATTCACTCTTTGTGGCAGATTTGCACGCGGATGCCCTGCTGTGGAATCGTGATTTGCTGGAGTGCGGCAGTTACGGCCATGTCGATATTCCGCGTCTGATCGAAGGCGGTGTGGCGCTGCAAGGCTTCACGGTGGTCACCAAAACGCCGCGGCATCTGAACATCGAACGCAACGACGACCGCAGCGATGACATCACCCTGCTGGCGATCGCGCAGCGCTGGCCGGTGGCCACCTGGTTCAGCTTGAAGGCGCGTGCGTTGCATCAGGCGCGCCGGCTGCATGAAGTGGCGGCGCGTTCCCGCGGGCGCTTCACCCTGATTCTCACTGCGCCGGATCTGGAGGCGTATCTGGCGCGCCGCGCCCACGAAAAAGGAATCACTGCCGGGTTTTTGGGGTTGGAGGGGTGTCATGCGCTAAACGGCGGGCTTGCCAGCGTGGACGAGCTGTATGCCGCCGGCTTTCGCATGCTGGGTCTGACACATTTTTTTGACAACCAGGTGGGCGGCTCGGCGCATGGCCTTGCCAAAGGCGGGTTGACGGCGTTTGGCCGGCGCGTGGTGCAGCGCGCGGAAGAGTTGGGCATGCTGATCGATCTCGCACATGCCTCTCCGCAACTGATCGAGGACGTGCTGGCAATCGCCCGGCGGCCGCTGGTGGTCTCACACGCCGGCCTGCGCGGCCATTGCGACAACCAGCGCAATCTCAGCGACGATCATGTGCGCCGCATTGCGGCCACCGGCGGCTTGATTGGCATCGGCTTTTGGGAAACCGCCTGTTGCGGCCACGACGCGGCGGCCATCGCGGCAGCCATGCGCTACGCCGTGGGTATTGCCGGTATCGATCACGTGGCGCTGGGCTCCGACTTCGACGGCGCGGTCAGCACGCCTTTCGACGCCAGCGGTATGGTGCAACTGACCGCCGCATTGCAGCAGGCAGGCTTCAACCCCGCAGAGATCCGCAAAGTGATGGGCGACAACTTGAAGGAATTGTTGCGCCACCACCTGCCGCCCAGGTGA
- a CDS encoding GWxTD domain-containing protein produces the protein MKYICFSLALLLLGCGSGQPHRFGVRQQSTGVLKFGVQTANIIDPTRQNRLWTILDVPHRSLQFERKTPNFVAQFELTLALRDHRGHAVQLIDDSRTITVSSYDSTQPDSLYQRVAYFLQAPPGEYKLEVMVTDRVSKGRGFMVIPVLIRNLFAEDLTLSDVILLDSPPREFPREEQVIPSFQQRFNKTIYAFAQARHVRAGGRLQATLRIGHEETGNSNRADIDTTASQQTVNIIFPIPPTQLGLGPLEISMTVTSDGRTTVSKRSLMVRWANRPAVTRNNRAFDDYIEPLRLIMTGEQWKKIKNAPPEEQRRLLDQFWQERNPNPEASANLLEEEFYWRVGEANSRYAWGKSQGWTTDRGRVYVIYGQPDEISRQYDRYGRTIEIWRYEEPPREFVFYDEQGDGRFHLVRQTNANLISSAF, from the coding sequence ATGAAATACATCTGTTTCAGCCTGGCTCTCCTGCTGCTGGGATGCGGCAGCGGCCAGCCGCATCGCTTCGGCGTCCGCCAACAATCGACCGGAGTGTTGAAATTCGGCGTGCAGACCGCCAATATCATTGACCCGACGCGGCAGAACCGCTTGTGGACGATTCTGGATGTGCCGCATCGCAGCCTGCAGTTCGAGCGCAAAACGCCCAATTTCGTTGCGCAATTCGAGCTCACCCTGGCGCTGCGCGATCATCGCGGCCATGCCGTTCAGCTCATTGATGACTCCCGCACCATCACGGTCAGCAGCTATGACAGTACGCAGCCGGATTCACTCTACCAGCGCGTCGCCTACTTTCTCCAGGCACCGCCGGGTGAATACAAACTCGAAGTCATGGTGACCGACCGCGTCTCCAAAGGCCGCGGTTTCATGGTGATACCGGTGCTGATTCGCAATCTTTTTGCCGAAGACTTGACGCTGAGCGATGTGATTCTGCTCGACAGCCCGCCCCGGGAGTTCCCACGCGAGGAGCAGGTCATTCCCTCCTTTCAGCAGCGTTTCAACAAAACGATTTATGCTTTCGCGCAGGCGCGGCATGTGCGCGCCGGCGGCCGGTTGCAGGCCACGCTGCGCATCGGCCACGAGGAAACCGGCAACAGCAACCGCGCCGACATTGACACCACCGCCAGCCAGCAAACCGTCAACATCATCTTCCCCATCCCTCCCACGCAACTTGGCCTGGGGCCCCTGGAAATCAGCATGACCGTCACTTCCGACGGCCGCACAACGGTTTCCAAACGCAGCCTGATGGTGCGCTGGGCCAATCGTCCGGCGGTGACACGCAACAACCGCGCCTTCGATGACTACATCGAGCCCCTGCGTTTGATCATGACCGGCGAACAATGGAAGAAGATCAAAAATGCGCCGCCCGAGGAGCAGCGCCGCCTGCTCGATCAATTCTGGCAGGAACGCAACCCGAATCCGGAGGCGAGTGCCAATTTGCTGGAGGAGGAGTTCTACTGGCGTGTCGGCGAGGCCAACTCACGCTATGCGTGGGGGAAAAGCCAGGGCTGGACCACCGATCGCGGGCGGGTGTACGTCATCTACGGCCAGCCGGATGAAATCTCGCGACAGTATGATCGCTACGGCCGCACCATCGAGATTTGGCGCTATGAGGAGCCGCCGCGCGAATTCGTTTTCTATGACGAACAGGGTGACGGCCGCTTTCATCTGGTCCGTCAAACCAATGCCAACCTGATCAGCTCGGCTTTTTAA
- a CDS encoding BamA/TamA family outer membrane protein, giving the protein MKQLLQVLTVAALLPSLAWAQNFGQNKVQYATRDWKYIQTDHFDIYFYEGGEQIASFTSAVAESALVSLQRTFQFQLIARIPFLVYNSHNDFQETNVTPGIQPESVGGFTEFFKGRIVLPYEGSNELFRHVVHHELLHAVLLQYFYGAGAGAVIRGIMRFQLPLWLNEGLAEYESQHWDTHADNMIRDAVINEYLPPLTQLDYMAYQGGQSFFYWIERRYGRAKVTELLQELRSSRNLNTSFQNALGENLEVVSEQWQKNLKQWYWPEIERRQTPADLASALTDHRKTSNYINNSPALSPDGSRLAYLTDRSGLFDIHLLNAITGQEMGKLVSGQKQSGVEELKWLRPGISWAPDNNRLVFAAKSGWQDVLHVVDVKRRKIVRTYKPGFEGIWNPAWSPDGRHIAFTGMKKTRSDLYLVDVETEQLTQLTDDAFSDFEPTWSPDGRWLAFSSDRGEPGASSDDPIWRHDYRNSDIYLIRPDGTSLRRITSAPSTETAPEFYHSADTLLYLSDRNGIANIYFHVLSTGTELPLTDLLVGIQQISIANNGQRLAFTSFYRGGYDIYLWRNPLEAVGKHSALTLTDAMKYRATPMNIQDAPQLASMSNEQTQGRPYQNFAFDRDFTRGIISNGTITRGEIEAPKDNLQADGSFIVRDYKPRFSIDYVGGVTGYDPFFGLQGLGQVYLSDLTGNHQIGIGAYLNRSLANSDFALSYLYQGWRPNVYFAFGQQVSFYLSNLQGDFDLFGSIERFRFLSLLSGVSYPFSRFDRIDFSAAYLYTIQDNLTYIDIPSLKSSAAIFSLEYTRDNTRWGSYGPDDNRRSSLSAAVSPGIGSIPREFATVQADFRHYKSLSREWSLAWRLAGGASFGRQPQHFILGGIPNWLNREFARGLSSEDINDLTFSQFVYPVRGTNYYEQIGTRYFLMNAEIRFPFIRFLLLQAPIPLFFQQVRGAIFFDAGSAWDDSNGFRLFTRNSLGERVLDDVLAGFGYGIRFYSPIGLLRIDAAWNTDLQQYTKPRYLFSLGTDF; this is encoded by the coding sequence ATGAAACAGCTTCTGCAAGTATTGACCGTCGCAGCCCTGCTGCCAAGTCTGGCCTGGGCCCAGAATTTCGGTCAAAACAAGGTACAATACGCCACGAGGGATTGGAAATACATCCAAACCGACCACTTCGACATCTATTTCTACGAGGGCGGTGAGCAGATCGCCAGCTTTACCAGTGCCGTGGCGGAATCGGCGCTGGTCTCGCTGCAACGGACTTTTCAGTTCCAATTGATTGCGCGCATCCCCTTCCTGGTTTACAATTCTCACAACGACTTTCAGGAGACCAACGTTACTCCCGGCATTCAGCCGGAGTCGGTGGGCGGCTTCACCGAATTCTTCAAAGGCCGCATTGTGCTGCCCTATGAAGGCTCGAATGAACTGTTTCGGCATGTGGTTCATCACGAGCTGCTGCATGCCGTCTTGTTGCAGTATTTCTATGGCGCGGGCGCCGGTGCCGTGATTCGCGGCATCATGCGCTTCCAACTGCCGCTCTGGCTCAACGAAGGTCTGGCCGAGTATGAATCGCAACATTGGGACACCCATGCCGACAACATGATTCGCGACGCCGTCATCAACGAATATCTGCCGCCGCTCACCCAGCTCGACTACATGGCTTATCAGGGCGGACAGAGTTTCTTCTATTGGATTGAACGCCGCTACGGCCGCGCCAAGGTGACGGAATTATTGCAGGAGCTGCGCTCCAGCCGCAATCTCAACACCTCGTTCCAAAACGCCCTCGGGGAGAATCTCGAAGTCGTCTCCGAGCAGTGGCAGAAAAATTTGAAGCAATGGTACTGGCCGGAGATTGAACGACGGCAGACACCCGCGGATCTGGCCAGCGCCCTGACCGATCACCGCAAAACTTCCAACTACATCAACAACAGCCCGGCGCTCTCCCCGGACGGCTCACGTCTGGCTTACCTGACCGACCGCTCCGGCCTGTTTGACATTCACCTGCTCAATGCCATCACCGGGCAGGAAATGGGCAAGCTGGTGAGCGGGCAAAAACAGTCCGGCGTGGAAGAGTTGAAATGGCTGCGGCCCGGCATCAGTTGGGCCCCGGACAACAACCGCCTGGTCTTTGCCGCAAAAAGTGGCTGGCAGGATGTGCTGCACGTCGTCGATGTCAAGCGCCGCAAAATAGTGCGCACTTACAAGCCCGGCTTTGAGGGCATCTGGAATCCCGCCTGGTCGCCCGACGGCCGGCACATTGCCTTCACCGGCATGAAAAAAACCCGCAGTGATCTCTACCTGGTGGACGTGGAAACGGAGCAGCTCACGCAGCTCACCGACGATGCCTTTTCCGATTTCGAACCAACCTGGTCGCCCGATGGCCGCTGGCTGGCATTCTCCTCCGATCGTGGTGAACCAGGGGCAAGCAGCGATGACCCCATTTGGCGGCACGATTATCGCAACAGCGACATTTATCTGATCCGGCCCGACGGCACCAGTTTGCGGCGCATCACCTCCGCGCCAAGCACGGAAACCGCACCGGAATTCTATCACAGCGCTGACACCCTGCTGTATTTGTCCGATCGCAACGGCATCGCCAACATCTATTTCCACGTTCTGTCCACCGGCACCGAGCTGCCATTGACCGACCTGCTGGTTGGCATTCAACAAATCTCGATCGCCAACAACGGCCAGCGCCTGGCATTCACCTCGTTTTATCGCGGCGGCTATGACATCTACTTGTGGCGCAATCCCCTGGAAGCTGTCGGCAAGCATTCCGCCCTCACCCTGACCGATGCGATGAAGTACCGGGCCACCCCGATGAACATCCAGGATGCGCCGCAACTGGCCAGCATGAGCAACGAGCAGACCCAGGGCCGGCCCTATCAGAATTTTGCCTTCGATCGCGACTTCACCCGCGGCATCATCTCCAACGGCACGATTACCCGGGGTGAAATCGAAGCGCCCAAGGACAATCTGCAAGCCGACGGCAGTTTCATCGTGCGCGATTACAAGCCACGCTTCAGCATCGATTATGTCGGCGGGGTCACCGGCTATGATCCTTTCTTCGGGCTGCAGGGTTTGGGGCAGGTGTATCTTTCCGACCTGACCGGCAATCATCAAATCGGCATCGGCGCCTATCTTAACCGCTCGCTCGCCAACAGCGATTTTGCCCTGAGCTACCTGTACCAGGGCTGGCGCCCCAATGTTTATTTCGCCTTCGGCCAGCAGGTCAGTTTCTATCTCTCGAATCTGCAGGGCGATTTCGACTTGTTCGGCAGCATCGAACGCTTTCGTTTCCTCAGCCTGCTGAGCGGCGTGAGCTACCCCTTTTCACGCTTCGACCGCATCGATTTTTCCGCCGCCTATCTCTACACCATCCAGGACAACCTGACCTACATCGACATTCCCTCGCTGAAAAGCTCGGCGGCGATTTTCTCGCTGGAGTACACCCGCGACAACACACGCTGGGGCTCCTATGGCCCGGATGACAACCGCCGCAGCTCGCTCTCAGCTGCGGTCAGCCCGGGGATCGGCAGCATTCCGCGCGAGTTTGCCACGGTGCAGGCGGATTTCCGCCACTACAAATCGCTGTCACGGGAATGGAGCCTAGCATGGCGGCTGGCGGGCGGCGCCAGCTTTGGCAGGCAGCCGCAACATTTCATCCTGGGCGGCATTCCGAACTGGCTCAATCGTGAATTTGCCCGCGGGCTGAGCTCGGAGGATATCAACGATCTCACCTTCAGCCAGTTCGTCTATCCGGTGCGCGGCACCAACTACTATGAGCAGATCGGCACGCGCTATTTCCTCATGAACGCGGAAATTCGCTTCCCCTTCATCCGCTTCCTGCTTTTGCAGGCGCCGATCCCCCTGTTCTTCCAACAGGTGCGCGGTGCGATCTTTTTTGATGCCGGCAGCGCATGGGACGACAGCAACGGTTTCCGCCTCTTTACACGCAACAGTCTGGGTGAGCGGGTGCTGGATGATGTGCTGGCCGGCTTCGGCTACGGCATTCGTTTCTACAGCCCGATTGGTCTGTTGCGCATCGACGCCGCCTGGAACACCGATTTGCAGCAATACACCAAACCGCGCTATCTCTTCTCGCTGGGCACCGATTTTTAA
- a CDS encoding HU family DNA-binding protein, with protein sequence MSAKVRYLKLAARGPYQRKRFRLQPDHTSPEFLREFVREATSLIEEGLARDGVVRIHEFGTFELQWIKERRGRNPRTGETIIIPGQNRVIFRPAQKLELLANQELAHLKPTLLPAAPAAPEAQPSSAKAPSLPLSSQIEQLLADLVPKSTPQPARLRFDFAESEALAVEPATGAILVGHVVEEVDTGEKRTAQVESANHNGLAVTMPEEMPLADAKTFDRAGDWEKQAGKAAEPFAGAGRPTSSAGGPRPHYSTLPGARTEPGRVRWDFSEARVSPTHERSLEYFTASPAAREAAAARSRPRRFLWLLGTLTTLLVLMLAVFVTPIGEKKETLHSNAETAANGKPPAASSNVAPVQPAPFFPGGTHRVVAGDNLWNISGHYYFDPFLWPNIYRVNTATVPHPDLLEPEQLLALPVLYGHPRKLSEEDRRNLAEGYFLVFNYYRTSADKHLAPFALWAAVKYDPTLLERYRDQITADELAFLDAHEPGRMAVR encoded by the coding sequence ATGAGTGCAAAAGTCCGTTATCTGAAGCTCGCCGCCCGGGGACCCTATCAGCGCAAGCGTTTTCGTCTGCAGCCTGATCACACTTCACCGGAATTCCTGCGGGAATTCGTGCGCGAAGCAACCAGCCTCATCGAAGAGGGTTTGGCACGTGACGGTGTGGTGCGAATTCATGAATTTGGCACGTTCGAATTGCAATGGATCAAGGAACGCCGCGGCCGGAATCCCCGCACGGGTGAAACCATCATCATTCCGGGACAAAACCGGGTGATTTTCCGGCCGGCGCAAAAACTCGAGCTTCTGGCAAATCAGGAACTTGCCCATCTCAAACCGACCCTTCTCCCCGCTGCACCGGCAGCGCCAGAAGCGCAACCGTCCAGCGCCAAAGCGCCATCCCTGCCGCTGTCGTCGCAGATTGAACAACTTCTGGCTGATCTTGTGCCCAAGTCAACGCCACAGCCTGCGCGTCTGCGTTTTGATTTTGCGGAATCCGAAGCGCTCGCTGTCGAACCCGCCACCGGCGCGATTCTAGTCGGGCACGTGGTGGAAGAGGTTGACACCGGGGAAAAGCGGACCGCCCAGGTCGAAAGTGCCAATCACAACGGCCTTGCGGTGACCATGCCAGAGGAGATGCCGTTGGCGGACGCGAAAACATTTGACCGGGCCGGGGATTGGGAGAAGCAGGCCGGCAAGGCGGCCGAACCATTCGCAGGGGCCGGGCGCCCGACTTCAAGTGCAGGCGGGCCCCGTCCACACTACAGCACTTTGCCGGGTGCACGCACAGAACCGGGCCGCGTGAGATGGGATTTCTCCGAGGCCAGAGTCAGCCCCACTCACGAACGCTCCCTCGAGTATTTTACTGCATCCCCTGCCGCCCGGGAGGCAGCAGCTGCCCGCAGCCGGCCGCGCCGCTTTCTCTGGCTGTTGGGAACACTGACCACCCTGCTGGTGCTCATGCTGGCTGTCTTCGTCACGCCGATTGGTGAGAAAAAAGAAACGTTGCATTCAAACGCAGAGACAGCGGCAAATGGCAAACCGCCGGCGGCATCGTCCAATGTCGCGCCCGTCCAGCCCGCTCCCTTCTTCCCCGGTGGCACTCACCGCGTGGTGGCCGGTGACAATCTGTGGAACATCTCGGGCCACTATTATTTCGACCCGTTCCTGTGGCCCAACATTTATCGCGTGAATACTGCAACCGTGCCCCATCCTGACCTCCTTGAGCCGGAACAGCTTCTGGCCCTGCCCGTGCTTTATGGCCATCCCCGCAAGCTCTCGGAGGAGGATCGCCGCAATCTGGCCGAAGGTTACTTTTTGGTTTTCAACTACTACCGTACATCTGCGGACAAACATCTGGCACCCTTTGCGCTCTGGGCAGCGGTGAAGTATGATCCCACCCTGCTGGAGAGGTATCGTGACCAGATTACCGCGGATGAGCTGGCGTTTTTGGATGCGCATGAGCCCGGCCGCATGGCCGTGCGTTGA
- a CDS encoding HU family DNA-binding protein: MTTTELTKSLSQRMRVSQREARELLRLLCDTITRSLAHKETVIMRGFGSFGIRRRAARKSYNPAARRHMLLPPKDIVFFRPSERLKQLLAKRSERP, encoded by the coding sequence ATGACAACAACCGAGCTTACCAAAAGTCTCTCTCAGCGGATGCGGGTGTCCCAGCGCGAGGCCCGCGAGCTGTTGCGCTTGTTGTGCGACACCATCACCCGGAGTCTGGCACACAAGGAGACGGTGATTATGCGCGGCTTCGGCAGTTTTGGCATCCGCCGCCGTGCCGCGCGCAAATCCTACAATCCGGCCGCCCGTCGCCACATGCTGCTGCCGCCAAAGGATATTGTCTTCTTCCGCCCCTCAGAACGCTTGAAGCAATTGCTGGCAAAGCGGAGCGAACGGCCATGA